The genomic region GTTGTGCACAAGCAATCTTAATTCCTTCAGACTGAGAAACTGAAAGGTTATTGTTCATAAGTTTACTTCTAAAGTCATAACATGGTAGACTTTACCCAGAAGTACAATGGCTGCCACGTAGAAAAACACAATTGTCTAGCTCTGTTTTATGATAGGAAATTCCCCCGTTTTGTGACCTAAGGTGTCCTGTTTTGGGTTACACTTGGAGACCCATTTTTGGAAGGAAATTCGGGTCTCTAGAGCCGCCTGGCGTACCTCTAGAAGTACCCGGTCAAGGCGGTTCTCCCCCCACATcagctctgcctccttccttttgttttagagaactgattggtggtggggagggtgaaAGAGTCAGAGGTGTTGGGTTCCAGACTCCTTTAATACATCACTGTTTTCTGAAGCATGAGTGTAAGAGCTGGCGGCGACTAAGAGCAAGAATGTGGATTTTCCGGCGGCAACTTTAGGGGTTGTCTTTAGTAAGACTGCCTTCCACTGACAGCATTGTTGAGTGGGTACACAAGGAAGTCCTGGTAAAAGGCACTTCGTCCTGAATGGCCCTGGTTCAAAATATTTCCTATGGTCTGAAAGCCACTGAACCTGAGTAGGGAACCAGGAGAGAGAATATGGTAACATTGGGAATTCTAGCTTCTGTGTCTTCATTTAGTAAACATGGAGTTACCTTTCTTTCTCATAAATGTGAAAGCAGGTAACATTTTAATAACTTGTCTGAACTCTTATCTCAGGCCCAAGCATACCTGGGATTATAACTCAGTGaatcttcttctatttttaacaCACGCTCCAGGAAGTATTGAGTTGAGATAGAGATGGAATTTTAACTGGTCCGTAATGTACCAGACTATACCTGTTATCAGAATTATTTGTTGTGGACCCTGGAGTGGACAGGTACAGTGAGAAGCATGCACTTGGCTCACATTCCCAGAAATGGTGTGAACAAGCACAGTATGTGTCGGCGGGTGTATGTTCCCATGGGACCAGGTTCTGTATTGAATTTGCAGGTCCTGACTGAAGGGATCACGACAGCACAAGGCAGCTCATTTCCCAGAAGGAACCTGAGCCAGGGATAACGGTTGGCACATGATGTGGCTAAGCACACTCGTGACAGCAGCCATGACCGCCACGCAGGAGAGATGTCCCCTTTTCATTAAACCTCACAACCCAGCATTTCATACCTCACGATGGATGAGGGAGAAGCACTGACAGTAACTCCCTTTGTTATGTCTGTGGGGGATCCCCATGGCCTCACAAGCTGTGAATCCAAaccaggaagggaggaggggtgaAGTGGAGGgtaagaggagaaagggaagtgatCACTGAGGGCCAGTGGGGATGACTAATACTCTGATTTGACAAGCTGTGTCAGAGCTGGAGGAGAATTTCCCGTAGTGCTCTCTTCCATGTTCCCAGATGCGTCATGGCTGCTGCTGGGAGACACTCGCAGAATTTTCTCTTGCAAGTGACTGTTGAATGGAAGCTTATCTGTTAGCTCTACCTGAGACATCTGCTTGGATAGtctagaggaaaaacaaaacgaGGTGCCCTCTAGGGACCAGACCCAGTGTTAGTCCTGTGGAACTCAGTTCACTTGGAGGCCTTGCCTAATACCTTCATTCGCTTCTGGGGAATCTGGAGGAGATGCCACAAAGGCATTCACAGAGTAATGATGCTTGTTCATTGAGCCCTGTGTGCTGTGTGGACATGACCTGGGATGACTGTTAGCTGCCTGGGTGTGAGGGTGAAGTGTTACTGTAGCTCGCCCCATTGCCAGAGCCTGCCCTACTCTTCAGATAGGCCACAAGTTCATGTGGATGCAACTCAGTAACAAAGGGAATCGATTGAGGGTTAATATGTGGCCAAACATCACTAGCACCTTCTGCCCCTTGACCTCTGAAGGGGCATATGATTGAGACCTTTTGATATAAACAGATGACGTTTTCTTGATGAGTAGAACAACAATTAATTGTTTCCTGGTTGTACACAGCCCAGTCGCATGTGGGGTAGCTCAGTGAACGCTGGCCCTGAGGGATTTGTAAGCCATCGGTAAAGGACAAggcatttttccccccattttttattttgaaacagtttcaaaataaaatagaaaagtttctCTAATTGAACATGACTTTTTCCTCTCTATGAGtgcaaaaaaagagaagtatCTTGGGACCCACTTTGAGACTATGCAATATCTTGTTTCTCCTCAAACTTTTGCCCATGATTTCTGTGCACGACTTCACTTGGAGACGGTATTTTGTTGCTGTTCCATCACTTAACCCATTTATTATAGGCTAGTGGTGTTTTAAATGGTGGAGCTTCTACTGGTCTTTCAGCTCCTTTAGTCACTTTACTGTGATGGCAGAAGTGCTGTTTATCCAGGCACCCTTGGCTATTATTTTCATGTAGGAGCCACAATGCCAGATCGCCACAGCTCGTCTTCATCTTGGTTTTGCCACAGAAGGAGCATGTGTACTTGGCATGCTGGCTCCTGTCAATCTTTTGCACCATTTTCCTGAGGCACCGTAACAGGTCCCATATTTGGCAACGATTCTGACCTTGATGCATTTAGCCGTGTTGCTGCAAACTAGTTCTGAGCCCAGAGCATGGTGTTTTCAACCAAGCAAAAATAGCATTTCTGGGTGGATGATGTAATGTCCCTTATTGGAATTTAGAGTGTTTCTCCCACAGACTGATGCAGACCATTAGTGTGGGGGGGTGATGGTAGGGTACGTGTATGGAGTACAGCATTACTACACTGCTGGAACGCTGCCTGAGTACAAGTTGGTGGACACGCACCTTTTCTTGAGAAGGACTGTTGGCTGTACTAATGATCGTGGAAGCAAATATTCTGGGGACAATGGTCAGGTATCCTGGAACCCCAGGCCAAAGAAACATTAGAAGATAAGACTTTTGTATCTGTAAgtcttcctttgtggtttttatctttctttcagtATACCCAAGTGCCATGAATTACGAGTTACCTTCCTGTGGTATAATGGTTGGGGTTGGCATGTGAAAGACTTGCACTTTCTTCTCCCAGTGGAAAGCAGGCCCCTCCAGAGTGAAACTCAGAAGCCAGGGTTGGTAACCTCTTGTTCTGTTACAGGCCGAATGTGTATCTCAAGCTCAGTGGGGCCTGAATTTTTTCAGCAGCCACTTTAAGTTAACTGCCCATTATTGGATGTATTTGGTTTATGGGAAAGGGATATTTTGTTAGAAAAGATGAAGGTTAGAGTTAGAACACTGTATtaccagtagattttttttttaagattatttatttatttgacagacagagaccacaagtagacagagaggcaggcagagagagaggaggaagcaggctccctgctgagcagagagcccgatgtggggctcgatcccaggaccctgagatcatgacccgagccgaaggcagaggctttaacccactgagccacccaggttccccaccaaTAGACTTTTGATGTATGAAGCAGTCCTTCAATATCTCATAATATCTGCTAATTTATGTAGTAAAGGATATATTTGGTAGTttgaaaaattgaagaaaagagcTCATTTCTTTGAAGATTCACAGgatgaaataatttgcaaaactGATATAAAAGTTTTTCATTGATGTAGTTCCCCAGGGCAACTGATCAATCTGAAAAAGGAACATATTTGCTTAGGAAAGTAAACAGTACAATTAAATGCTGTGTCCACCCTTGTTAAAAGGTACAGGCAGTAAGAAGAGTGgagaaatgaaatcaaatttaaGTATTATCAAAGAATGTAAAGATGTGAGATCATGAATGGCAACCTTTGTTAAAGATGCTCTGTAGTAATTCTTTTGgtcaactttggaaaacagttcgaATGTTTCTTATTTAGTTAAACATGCACTTACTAGATATGATCCAGGAAttaccaagaaaaaggaaaatgtgtgaaCATTTACATAGTGTTGAAGCACCATTTCTAATAGTGCAAAACTGTAGAACCCATTTACATTTTCATAGCAGTGAAACAATAAAAGCCCATCTCCAggactgaaagaataaaaatgagctccgactgaaaaagaaacaagcaggCCTGCTATTTACCAGACTGGGAAGACATGCAATAAAACCCGCTATTCATAGGGAACACTGTTCCTCCCAAGGTTGTGGAGTGGGGGTAAACTAGAAACTGCTGTTGCTTCCCCATTCTTGCCCCCACTTTACTCATCTTCTCCTGGGTTCCTCTGTTGCTAAATGGCCCTCATCTCCAGTGTAATCCCTGCTTCTCCTAATCTTGCCTTGGAAGTAGCCTCTGATTTAGAATGGGTCCACACCGCTCTTAGCCCATACTCAGAATCTTTCAGGATCCCTCCTCTAATGGTGAGATCCTCCTCTACACATCTTTTCCCTTGGAGTTTAGCTGATTGAGCTTTAACACGAGCCCTAAAACTGGAAACCATGTTTGCTGGTGGATGAATGGGGAAGCAAATCTGTGTTCTAGTCCCTTGATAGAATACAGCtgagcattaaaaaagaatgatctaGTGAGTGCATGGATCAGCATCAAAAGACAGTGAATAAAAGGAgtaagactggaaaaaaaaaagtaaatgagtattattccatttatgtgaTTCTAGAAGAAGCAGAACAAATCTAGTGTGTGCTAGAAATTTGATACGTGGCTGCCTGGGACCAGGGTTGTAGCATCAGATCTCAGCATGAGGGAAATTGCTTGGGAGAGGTTAAGCCATGCTTGATGGTGGTGCTTACACATTTGTTCAAAATGATCCCCCAGAAGATGCAGTTGTGTTGATTTTATTGTATGTACATTGTGTCGTAAATTCAGCAGAAGAGTGAAATGCCAAGGTGTTGTTCCAGTGTTTGGAGTGAGTTACAAGGAATGGGTTTAGCAGCGGCTCTAAACAGTTTCCCAGAGAGACCTGGAGTGTACCGTCAGGGTGACCTTTTTATAACAGTGCTCTCTGGATGGTTTGGGGTTAATGTAAATGCAGAGTGTTAATTGGTCCTGTTATCagcattatttgttttaaatcccCCAAATGGTAAGATAACAGCACTCAGAGGGACATGAAAAGGCACAGACTCCCGGAGTGCTACCTTCATGTCAGGCACTGAGTAGAAGGACAGGTAAGGATTGGAGGAAGTGGAAGCCACCTGCACCATCTTCTTTTTTCGGATGCGCCCGTTGGAATGAAGGAGCCCAGAGCCCCTGCCTGAGAGGCCTGAGCTCATTTGTGCCTGCTTCGTGTTGCGTAGTTGAGTAAACTGGTGCTAATGCCTTCTTACTGTCTTTCGGTCTTGTCACCCCAGAACTCAGGACCACATGATAAAGAGTCAGTGGTTGTGCAATGTACTATGTGTTTAATCCTTGCAAACATAAGTTCTGTTGTCTTGTGTAAAGTTACCATTTACTCTTTTCTCAGTTAAGCCGTCAGGTATAAGATGTTACGTTGATGGATCAGAAGAGATTGGAAATGACTTCAAACTAAAATGTGAACCTAAGGAAGGTTCACTTCCATTACAGTATGAATGGCAGAAGTTGTCCAACTCACAGAAACTGCCCACTTTGTGGTTACCAGGTATTGCTGATATTACAGATTGTACTATATGCCATCAGTTTGGACTTAGATCTAgtagtggggtgtgtgtgtgtgtgtgtgtgtgtgtgtgtattttgaaatTCCCAGATACCTCCCCTTTTCTGTATAAAACAATGAGGATTCCATGAGAATTATTCAGTGTTTTACAATGACAACTTAGTGTCATATTGTgttaatgataatatttttataatctcacTGCTTAGGATATTATAGTTTCTTTGTTGTAGATTTTTTAATAGTAATACTGGTGGAAAATACAATCGTAATGTAGACAATGGCTTATTTATAATTAGAGTAGGATCTTGAATGCTTTGCCTAGATTAATGATGAAGTAGGATTTCTCTccacctcttccttttctcaaacTAAGAGGCCAAAACTATATGACCCCTTCTGACTCTGAAACATCTTCCTTCCACCTGCAGGGATAAAATAGGTTTTGAAATCTTCTGCACCAAAGAGCCTTGTGGGGtggaatttttggttttgtttttaaagtaatctctaggcccagtgtggggctcaaactcctcaccaccctgagatcaggagttgcatgttctaccagttgagtcagccaggcgccccactgttTTTTAGAATCAGTGTGCCTCTGCTTCAGGGGAGGCTGTATGTGGCTAAGGCAGTCGTGGATActctgggggagtcaaaagttatacccTGATCGTTAACTGTGCAGGAAATCAGAATCCTTATATGcctgcccccgccgcccccccccccccccgcccctgccattGTTTGAGAGTCAGCCGCGTCTGCGTTCTGGAGGTGCTCACATGTCTCCATAGACATTTGTTCATACCCAGCTTCCATTTGTCTCACTTTTACCTGGATTGTCAAGCTTAATATGGTTTGCCTTTACTAAAAACTTAGCAATGCAATATTGTGAAGATGGGTTATGCCAtatacttccttttttccccatagaCATGAAGTCACCTGTTATATCTGTAAAAAATGCCTCTACTGAGTACTCTGGGACATATAGTTGTACAGTCACAAACAGAGTAGGCTCCGATCAGTGCCAGCTACGCCTGAATGTTGTTCCACGTAAGTACCTTCTTTCTGTCTGTTGTGAGGACGTCTGTTTGCGTCGTCTTCATATAGCTTCCTTTGGTTCAGTCAGCAAGTGTGTATTGAGGGCAAGGGGATGTTAACTTGGCAAAGCACTCTGTGATTTGGTTATTTGCTGTTCGAAGtcctgggaaggggaaaaaatatatagcctttattattgTAATGACATTAAGAAGGTAAGAGTTGTCAAATTGACTCTTGTATTTAGACATTAGAGGTATAAGCTATTTAGAACATTCTTCTATGCCAACCAAGGTAGCTATGATATTAAAATCTTTTAGTCTAGTTTCATGATTTTTATGCTTGAAATAGATTATGTAGTCCAGAAGAAAGTTCTTCCAGTGGGTCTTTTCCACTGGaccaaaaaactaataaatgtgTTCCTTAAAGttaatatatgcaatatatgcAATGAAATCCGTCTGTCACTATGTACCCTTAACCTTCAATATGACTAGATAcggatacagatttttttttactattaattatTGTCTTATTAATATCTTATTCTAGCTTCAAATAGAGCTGGAACAATTGCAGGAGCAGTTGTAGGAATTTTGCTTGCTCTAGTGCTCATTGGTCTTATCGTCTTTTGCTGTCGTAAAAAGCGCAGAGAAGAAAAATACGAAAAGGAAGTTCATCATGATATCAGGTAATTAAGTGACACAAGAGTTGACtgatagaaattaaatttttatgtctCTAAAGCATTAATTCTCTTAACCACCTGAAGCATTTACCCTGCTAGAACTGGATAAAAGCTCTTTCCCTCAATACATTTGAAAGCGTTTACTTTCAGTTTCAAGTGCACGGAACTGACCAATCTCTGTTGTGCCCTGCCTCCGGCCCTTATTTTGAATCCTATTTTAAGAGCTATTGCAAATGCTTAAGAATAACATACGACTTAAATAACATCCAGCAGGTAAATTGACATTTGGTAGGTCTGGCTTGGGGTCTGGACACTTGTCTTTTTAAACTGCACCAGAGGTAACTCTGGTGTATATTCTTTGTCATTGCTTGGTATGAAAATTCTTACGCATAAACTCtgagtttttataaatttgaatcTGCTAAGTTTTCAGCTAAGGTCTTAGAGAAgtaatttctgtattttggtagaaatatttttatgggggcgcctgggtggctcagtgggttaagccgctgccttcggctcaggtcatgatctcagggtcctgggatcgagccccgcatcgggctctctgctcagcagggagcctgcttcctcctctctctctctctgcctgcctctctgcctacttgtgatctctctctgtcaaataaataaataaaatctttaaaaaaaaaaaaaaaaaaaaaaaagaaatatttttatggatgTTAATGCCTTATTAACTGTAATGTGTTAGCGTGTTGGCCGACCATAACTGTAGATTGTCTTATCAGTGATAGTAGAGTATGAAGAAATTTAAGCTTGTTCCTTATAAGACAGCATTATAGAATCAAATTTTtgtaaaactttcattttattatgtatgAAGGAATATACTCTGTAAATGATAGATTTGGGACGAATACACAGTCCATAACATTGTACCTTACTGCAGttgcttttttgtgtgtcatGCACACTTTCATATACACGATACTTAGAGGATCTTTCTTCACCCATACCCATTTTTCATAGCTTATGTAATTGTAGGTTTTTAGAAACTTGTTCTTTGAACTTGTGTTGGGATCTTTGCTTTCTAGGGAAGACGTGCCTCCTCCAAAAAGCCGTGCGTCCACCGCCCGGAGCTACATCGGCAGCAATCACTCGTCCCTGGGCTCCATGTCTCCTTCCAACATGGAAGGGTATGCCAAGACTCAGTATAACCAGGTACCAAGTGAAGACTTCGAACGTACTCCTCAGAGCCCGACTCTCGCACCTGCTAAGGTAGCTGCCCCTAATCTAAGTAGGATGGGGGCGGTGCCTGTGATGATTCCAGCACAGAGCAAGGACGGGTCCATAGTGTAGAGCCTCTGCACTTCCATCTGTGCTGTCCaggtttcttttctcctcttcggGTAGGAAGACTGTTCCGTTCTAAATTCTGCTACCGGCCTCAACATGTATCAAGAACTTAACCAGAACCTgaaaattatgctttaaaaagttttgtgtGGTTACTGAAATAGTAAAGTTGAAGTCACTAAAGACAGATTcaccaaatgaaaaatatttcctttaagagATTGATTTGATAGATTTCTAAATATCAACACTTAAAAGGTATAGCACTTTGAATATGAAATCCTAGGTGAAGAAATTGGTGAACTTACATGCACCCTAAGTTGATACTTGAATCATGTGCAACTGGTATTTCCTATTTTCTACCATTTATTTTTAGGTTGCCTTTCTCAATTAATTTGTGATCTGGTATCCcctccaaattggtaaagaaacaTCCATCGCAAAAATACTTACAACACATCtgtgtttgttctttttgaaaCTTCTTTGGAAGCTCATTTAAATATGAGTTTGAAACAGCTCTCTAATAACATAAAAAACACTACAGTGTTCTAGAAATTACTAGTTTTACTTCCGAATCATTTATAGACCTTGTCTATGAAATGATTTCTTAACTATTTAATTGATAGACTGCTGTAGGCAACAAGGACATAGTAAGATCCTTTACATGCTAAAATAAAGGAGCATCTC from Mustela erminea isolate mMusErm1 chromosome 1, mMusErm1.Pri, whole genome shotgun sequence harbors:
- the CXADR gene encoding coxsackievirus and adenovirus receptor isoform X2 → MALLLRLVLLCGVADFTSSLSITTPDQMIEKAKGETAYLPCKFTLSPEDQGPLDIEWLLSPADNQKVDQVIILYSGDKIYDDYYQDLKGRVHFTSSDLKSGDASINVTNLRLSDIGTYQCKVKKAPGVGNKKIQLTVLVKPSGIRCYVDGSEEIGNDFKLKCEPKEGSLPLQYEWQKLSNSQKLPTLWLPDMKSPVISVKNASTEYSGTYSCTVTNRVGSDQCQLRLNVVPPSNRAGTIAGAVVGILLALVLIGLIVFCCRKKRREEKYEKEVHHDIREDVPPPKSRASTARSYIGSNHSSLGSMSPSNMEGYAKTQYNQVPSEDFERTPQSPTLAPAKVAAPNLSRMGAVPVMIPAQSKDGSIV
- the CXADR gene encoding coxsackievirus and adenovirus receptor isoform X5, with protein sequence MALLLRLVLLCGVADFTSSLSITTPDQMIEKAKGETAYLPCKFTLSPEDQGPLDIEWLLSPADNQKVDQVIILYSGDKIYDDYYQDLKGRVHFTSSDLKSGDASINVTNLRLSDIGTYQCKVKKAPGVGNKKIQLTVLVKPSGIRCYVDGSEEIGNDFKLKCEPKEGSLPLQYEWQKLSNSQKLPTLWLPDMKSPVISVKNASTEYSGTYSCTVTNRVGSDQCQLRLNVVPPSNRAGTIAGAVVGILLALVLIGLIVFCCRKKRREEKYEKEVHHDIREDVPPPKSRASTARSYIGSNHSSLGSMSPSNMEGYAKTQYNQVPSEDFERTPQSPTLAPAKPSSAILLVQPDFSRSQGSLGFPPLSPLLKQMSGLSEVEHLYIRMINT
- the CXADR gene encoding coxsackievirus and adenovirus receptor isoform X3, producing MALLLRLVLLCGVADFTSSLSITTPDQMIEKAKGETAYLPCKFTLSPEDQGPLDIEWLLSPADNQKVDQVIILYSGDKIYDDYYQDLKGRVHFTSSDLKSGDASINVTNLRLSDIGTYQCKVKKAPGVGNKKIQLTVLVKPSGIRCYVDGSEEIGNDFKLKCEPKEGSLPLQYEWQKLSNSQKLPTLWLPDMKSPVISVKNASTEYSGTYSCTVTNRVGSDQCQLRLNVVPPSNRAGTIAGAVVGILLALVLIGLIVFCCRKKRREEKYEKEVHHDIREDVPPPKSRASTARSYIGSNHSSLGSMSPSNMEGYAKTQYNQVPSEDFERTPQSPTLAPAKFKYAYKTDGITVV
- the CXADR gene encoding coxsackievirus and adenovirus receptor isoform X4, which encodes MALLLRLVLLCGVADFTSSLSITTPDQMIEKAKGETAYLPCKFTLSPEDQGPLDIEWLLSPADNQKVDQVIILYSGDKIYDDYYQDLKGRVHFTSSDLKSGDASINVTNLRLSDIGTYQCKVKKAPGVGNKKIQLTVLVKPSGIRCYVDGSEEIGNDFKLKCEPKEGSLPLQYEWQKLSNSQKLPTLWLPDMKSPVISVKNASTEYSGTYSCTVTNRVGSDQCQLRLNVVPPSNRAGTIAGAVVGILLALVLIGLIVFCCRKKRREEKYEKEVHHDIREDVPPPKSRASTARSYIGSNHSSLGSMSPSNMEGYAKTQYNQFKYAYKTDGITVV